The stretch of DNA CAAGAACCCGGCCAGACAAGTCTGGATCGAGGCGCACGCGGAGGAAGGTTCGGCCACGGTCACCGGCGACCAGGAGGAGCCCAGCCATGATTGAGCAAATCAAAACGACCCTGGCGGCGCTGGGCATGGCCGACGTGATTTTTTCCATTGCAAACATGCTGGCCGGCTGGCTGGCGGGAGGTGGACTATGAAAGACGCGAACGCGGTTGAACGGATGAACGGGGCACTGCAAACGGCAGGCATGGCGGCCCGATCGGTGGCGGCGGGGCTGGTGCTGCTGCGTATGAACCGCAGCGAAGACCCTGGGCTGAACGACGATGAGTACGAGGCGTTCTGCTGGAGTCTGGAGCAATCGGTCATGGAGGTGGCCGAGGTGCTGGATATGGCCATGCACATGCTACGCACCCAGGCCGAGGAGACGGCGCGTGACCCGGCGCAGCGGTAGGCCGGTGGCGGTGGGGAACCTCGCGCTGCGGGTGGCCGAGATGGCGGCGCGGGCACGGGAGGCGCCGAGGCCTTCGGCTCCGCCGGTGACGCCGAGGCCTTCGGCTTCACCCGTGCCGCCCAGGCCTTCGGCTTCTTCGGTGGCGCAGTGTGGCCGGGTGACGCTGGGGGTGAACCTGTTGCAGGGCGCCAGCGTGCAGCCTGAGCCGGTCCGCTGGCTGTGGCCGGGCTGGCTGGCGAAAGGCAAGCTGCACGTCATCGCCGGGCAGCCCGGCACGGGCAAGACCAGTCTTGCGCTTTCCCTAGCGGCGACGCTGACGGCGGGCGGACGCTGGCCGGACGGCACGCCGGCGGCGCCGGGCAACGTGCTGATCTGGTCCGGCGAGGACGACGTGAGGGATACCCTGATGCCGCGCCTTCTGTCCTGCGGGGCGGATCCGAAACGCTGCTTCTTCATCACCGACGTGCAGGCCGAAGACGGGCGGCGCCCGTTCGACCCAGCCCGCGACATGCCCGCCCTGCTGCGTGCGGCGCGGGAGGTGGGCGAGGTGCGGTTGCTGCTGGTCGATCCGATCGTGTCGGCGGTGGCGGCGGACAGCCACAAGAACGCCGAGGTGCGGCGCGGGCTGGCCCCGCTGGTGACGCTGGCCGAGCGTCTTGATTGCGCCTTGCTGGGCATCTCGCACTTCTCCAAGGGCTCGGCGGGCCGTGATCCGCTGGAGCGGGTGACCGGTTCGCTGGCGTTCGGGGCGCTGGCCCGGATCGTGTTCGCGGCCTTCAAGCGCTCGGAGGAGGACGGCGGCGGTCGCTGCCTGGCGCGGGTGAAGTCGAACCTCGGGCCGGACGAGGGCGGCTTTCTCTACGAGCTGGTTCTCGATGCGCTGGCCGAGCACCCAGGCGTGACGGCGACACGGGTCGACTGGGGCACGGCGGTAGCCGGTTCGGCAAGGGCGCTGCTGGCGCGTGCGGAGGCCGCGTGTGATCCGGAAGCCATGTCGGCGCTGGACGAAGCCTGCGCGTTTCTTCAGGAGCTGTTGGCGGCTGGGCCTGTGGCGGCGGCGGAAGTGAAGATGGAGGCCGAGGCGGCGGGTGTTTCGGAAAGGACGCTGAAACGAGCAAGGAAGAAACTGGCGCTGACCGTGACCAAAACAGGCATGGAGGGCGGCTGGGTCTGGGCTCTGTAACCCAAAGGGGGCCAAGACTTGGCACTCTTCGAAGGGTGCCAAATATCCCGAAGGGTGCCAAACATTTGCTTGGCACTCTTCGGCGGTGTTTGGCCCTCTTCGTCGGCTTCGGAAAGGACTCCATCTCCTTGTGGGGTCTTCGCTCGCAGTACTCGCCCCGCGAGTGGCGTGCCGACATTTTACCCATAGGGCGCCACACCCCAAACGGTCCAATCACCCGGCTGTGGCCGTGACGCGATGCAGGCCGGCGGTGGGCTGGACCTCCAGCCGTGGCCGACATCCAGGCCGTGCCTGATCCTCTCGCAGTACTCGCCCCGCGAGTGGCGTGATTTCATTTTACCCATTAGGCGCCACACCTCAAACGGTCCAATCATTCGACGGTGCCGGCGCTGGCGGCGGGCTGGACCTCCAGCCTTGGCCGACCTCCAGCCCGTGCCGGGCCCCGAGGCCTTGGCCGACCTCCAGGCCGTGCCGGGCCCCGAGGCCTTGGCCGACCTCCAACCCGTGCCGGGCCCCGAGGCGGTGGCCGACCTCCAGGCCGTGCCGGGCCCCGAGGCGGTGGCCGACCTCCAGCCCGTGCCGGGCCCCGAGGCGGTGGCCGACCTCCAGGCCGTGCCGGGCCCCGAGGCGGTGGCCGACCTCCAGGCCGTGCCGGGCCCCGAGGCGGTGGCCGACCCCCAGGCCGTGCCGGGCCCCGAGGCGGTGGCCGACCTCCAGGCCGTGCCGGGCCCCGAGGCCTTCGCCGATCCTTTCCCGAGTCTATCATTTTGTATACACATGATAGACGTGATAGACCGGGCTGGAAGCCGCATTTCACCGTCGATCAAAAGTTTGTTTTTCGACTTTTGATAGACAGATGGAAACTCTTTTAAGACTTATGATAGACTTATGATCGTGTTCCATTCGTCATTTTTGGGAGGTCGTCATCATGAAGCACCAGGTGGTGGGTTACATCCGGGTCAGCTCGGTAGGACAGAACACGGACCGGCAATTGGCGGGCGTGGCGCTGGATCGGGTCTTCGAGGAGAAGGCGAGCGCGAAGACCGTCACGGCCCGGCCCGTGCTGGCGGAATGCCTGGCCTACGTGCGGGCCGGGGATACGCTGGTCTGCCATTCATTGGACCGGCTGGCGCGGAACACGGCGGAGCTGTTGGGCTTGGTCCGGGAGATCACGGGTAAGGGCGTGACGGTCCGGTTTCTGAAGGAGAACCTCACCTTTTCAGGGTCCGACGATGACCCGTTCAAGAATCTGATGCTGAGCATGCTAGCCGCGTTCGGCCAGTTCGAGCGGGAGCTGATCAACGAGCGGCGGCGCGAAGGCGTGGCGGCGGCACGGGCGCGGGGTCGGAAGTTCGGGGCGCCGGCCAAGCTGACCCCGGAGCTGTGCGCGAAGATCGACGCGCTTTTGGCGTCCGGGGCCAGTAAGAGGACGACGGCAAGGGCGGTCGGGATTGGGGAGGCTACTCTTTATAGGTATCTGCACGTCGCGGCCACAGCCGGATGAAATGAAATCACGCCGCTCGCGGGGCGAGTACCGCGAGGCGGCCCGCGTCCTTTTTCAGCCCGTCCAGGTAATCTGCCCATGCCTGCATCATCTTCCGGCGTTCGGGCAGGTGCGCCGTGCGGTTATAGGCTCGCCCGTTGGGATCGCGCACGGCATGCGCTAACTGATGCTCGATGTAATCGGGCCGGAATCCAAGTACTTCATCCAGCACGGTACGCGCCAGCGCCCGGAAGCCGTGAACGGTCATTTCGTCCTTGCCGAACCCCATGCGCCGCAGTGCGGCCAGCAGGGCCACGTCAGACATGGGCCGGGAACCGTTCGGTGTTCTCGCGGAAGGGAACACATAGCGCCCGCGTCCGGTCAGCGCATAAAGCGCACGCAGGATGTCCACGGCTTGGGTTGCCAGGGGAACGATGTGCGGCGTGCCGGTCTTGGTCACGGTGTAGCGCCATTCTGCCGCGTTCAGGTCGATATGTGCCCATTCCGCTTTCCGTAGCTCGCCAGGGCGCACAAACACCAGCGGGGCCAGCTTCAAGGCGCATTGCACAGTGAACGTTCCCTGGTAGGCGTCAATCGCTCGCAGCAATTCCGCCGCGCGTGATGGTTCGGTCATGGCCGCGAAATTCCCGCCCTTCACCGGCGGAAGCGCCCCTTTCAGATCGCCGGAAGGATCACGGTCCGCCCTTCCGGTCGCCACGGCATAGCGGAAAATCTGGCCGCAGTTCTGCAATGCCCGGTGCGCCGTTTCCACCGCGCCACGCGCTTCGATTCGCCGCAGCGCCGCCAACAATTCGGTGGCGTTGATTTCGGCGATTGGCCGCCCGCCCAGCCAGGGGAAAATATCCCGCTCCAGCCGGCGAATAATCCGGTCGCCGTGGCTCCCTGCCCAGGAAGGTGCTTGCTTGGCGTACCACTCCCGCGCCACCACTTCAAAGCTGTTCGCGGATCGGTCGGCTTGCGCCGCCTTCATCGCCTTGCGGCTCTCGCCGGGGTCGACGCCTTGGGCGATTTGCCTCCGGGCTTGGTCGCGCCGTTCGCGGGCATCCTTCAGGCTCACTTCAGGGTAAGTTCCCATAGAAAGAGTCTTGCGCTTGCCGTCAAACCGGTAATCCAGCCTCCACCACTTACCTCCAGAAGGCACGATGAGCAGGTACAGACCTTTTTCGTCGGATAGCCTGGAATTCTTGTCGCCTCTGGGTTTGGCGTTGCGGATTACGGCATCGGTCAGCGGCATGGCAGTAACACCTATGGCTGTTGGTGTGGCTACTGTCGAAGTTACTGTCTTTTGACGGTAGATGTTGCGGGACGGTATGCGACAACACTGGACGGAGTATAAACGAAAAAGCCCGCGTGGCGCGGGCTTCGTGGGCTATATCGGTTGTTGCTGGATGGTTGATTGGTGGCGGGGGCAGGATTTGAACCTACGACCTTCGGGTTATGAGCCCGACGAGCTACCGGACTGCTCCACCCCGCGATTGAGAGCGGAAATTATAACCTCGATTTCCAGATTTGCAAGCCCAAGCCTTGTCCAATGACACATGAGCCTGAAGGGAGGGCCGTGTTTCCAGTGTGAGGTGAGCCTGGAGGCGGCGAAGTTGGGATCATGGAGAGGTGATCGTGACTTTGCAGACCGCAGGACTTCAAACCCTGGCGCAGGTACGCGCCTTCGTGGAGGGCAATGAGCCCGTTTCTTTCACTCTCACCGACCGCACCGTCGCCCATCTGTGGATGACGGACACGCTCAAGCGCTTTCGCTACATGCACTGCACACGGACCGATAAGGGCCTGCTGCGCCGCTACCTGGCCAAGGTGACCGGGCTGTCCCGAGCCCAGCTGACCCGCGCCATCACTCTGTTCTGCCGCGCGGGTGTCATCGAGGATCGCCGCCGAGCTCCCGCCAAGCCCTTTGCGCGGCGCTACACGGCGGACGATATTCGCCTGCTGGCCGAGACGGATGCGCTGCATGGCACGCTCTCGGGCCCCGCGACACGCAAGCTGTGCGAGCGCATGCACCAGGTCTTCGGCGACGCCCGCTTCGAACGGTTGGCGCGAATCTCAAACGGCCACCTCTACAACCTGCGCCAGCACAAGACCTACCGGACTCAGCGCGGCAGCTTCGACAAGACCCGCCCGGTTCATGTCCAGATCGGCGAACGGCGCAAGCCCACACCCCAAGGCAAGCCCGGCTATCTGCGCATCGATTCGGTCCATCAGGGCGATCTGGACGGCATCAAGGGGCTGTATCTGATCCACGCGGTGGATGAAGTCACCCCGTTCCCGGCCGTCTTTGCCACGGCCAAGATCAGCGAGCACTTCCTGGTGCCGGTGCTCACCCAACTCCTCAACAGCTTCCCCTTCACCATCCAGGGGTTCCACACCGACAACGGCTCGGAGTACATCAACAAGAAAGTCGCCAAACTGCTCGAAAAGCTCCGTATCGAACAGACCAAGTCCCGCGCTCGAAAGACCAACGATAATGCCCTGGTCGAATCCAAAAACGGCTCCACCCTCCGCAAACACCTCGGCTACAGCCATATCCCCGGCCGCTTCGCCGAGGCGGTCAATCGCTTCACCAGCGGCATGCTCACCGAGTATCTCAACTTCCACAGGCCCTGCCACTTCCCCACCGAATCGGTCGATGCCAAAGCTAAGCTTCGCAAACACTACCGCTACCAGGACATGATGACGCCCTACGAGAAATGGAAATCCTTGCCCCAAGCCTCCGAATACCTCAAGCCCGGCATCACCTTCCAACCACCTGGATGCCATCGCCAACCAATACAGCGATAATGAAGCCGCCCAACGCTTGAATCAGGCTCGGGCTGAACTCTTTCAACTCATCAACCAATCCCAAACCAACGCCGCCTGAACCGCTGCTTCCTCAACCCTCCTTCAGGCTCATCTCTGGATTGGAAAGGACTCCCATAAACATCCCAACGTGAGAGATGGGCTAGGCAAGCATCCACGTTTTCATCTGCACTTTACGCCGACGTCAGCATCCTGGGTGAATCTGGTGGGGTGGAGCGTTTCTTCCGCGACCTCACCGAGGAACGCATCCGTCGTGGCGTCTTTCGTAGCGTTGAGGAACTGAAGACCGCCATCATGGAGTACTTGGAGCACCACAATGCCAATCCAAAGCCGTACCATTGGACTGCTAAGCCCGACGCGATTTTGGCAAAAGTCGCCAAAGCTAAAGTGACGTTGGGGACGTTACACTAGGAGTAACGATTTTATGCGGGTCGCGGGGTGGAGAGTTTTTTTTACTCGCTGAAGGTCGAGCAGATTCACGGAACCTGCTACGCCACCGGGCAGGCGACGAAGGCCGATGTGGCCGGGTACCTCAAGTCTTACTACAACCGGAAACGGCGGCATTAGACGCTCAACCCCCTGTCACCCTGTGACTTTAACCCAAATTGTCCATTAGCCATTTTGCAGCCCCGGGATGAAGGGGGGAGCGGAGGCATTGGCCCAGAGGCCGGCGAACCAGGCGCGTTTTTTACGTGGCACGGACAGCATCAAACGATGCTGGCTGGTATCGTGATGCCACGCGCCACCGATGGCCAGCACCAGGCCATGCAGGGTGGACAGTGTGTGCTGAATCCGGGAGCGCAAGACGGCCTGTCGAAACAGGCTCATCAGGTTGTAGGCGAGCATGGCAAAGCCCAGTGCGGCTTCCGTGGCCCAAAAGTCGCGCATGTTGAACGCATCCAGTCCGAAGTCGGTTTTCAGTTCCTTGATCCGGTTCTGTGCGGCTGCGCCGCATCCCTCGCTACGCTCGGGACCGCCACGGCGTGGCGTCCTGCGCCCTACGGGCTGGTCACAGTCAGCTCGTCCCCGATAGGTGCGCCAGACCTCCACCATCGGCAGATCAAGCGTGGTCACGAAGGCTCCATAGCGCCAGCCCTGAATGTCCGGATCGTCGGCGAACAACGACAGCGTCTTGCCCGGCGCCGTTTTGCGCTTGACCGATTGACGCACCACGATCAAGCGCCGTTCACTCTGCCAGCCTGCCGCGTGGTAGCGCAGTTCGGTCAGTTCCAGCCCCGTTTCCAGCGCCCACCAGCCGGTGGCCTGATAGATCGTCCGTTGCAGCGGCTGGGTCAGCCGGGCTGCGATGATGTAGGGAATCCGTTTGCCTTCCAGGGCCGACAGGATGGCCTCGTCGAAGAAGCCGCTATCGGCACGCAGCAGGCCAACGGCCTTGTCGCCCAGATGGTGCAGGGTCGATTCGAGAAATGGCAGGATGTTGTTGGCGCTGTGCGCATTGCCCGGCCGCAGCCAGAAGTTGGCCACCATGCGCGCTTCGGCAACAAAGGCCAGCAGCGGGTGATGGCTGGCCCGACCGTGCCGGTTGGGATTGTAGCCACGCGCCG from Methylococcus geothermalis encodes:
- a CDS encoding AAA family ATPase, giving the protein MTRRSGRPVAVGNLALRVAEMAARAREAPRPSAPPVTPRPSASPVPPRPSASSVAQCGRVTLGVNLLQGASVQPEPVRWLWPGWLAKGKLHVIAGQPGTGKTSLALSLAATLTAGGRWPDGTPAAPGNVLIWSGEDDVRDTLMPRLLSCGADPKRCFFITDVQAEDGRRPFDPARDMPALLRAAREVGEVRLLLVDPIVSAVAADSHKNAEVRRGLAPLVTLAERLDCALLGISHFSKGSAGRDPLERVTGSLAFGALARIVFAAFKRSEEDGGGRCLARVKSNLGPDEGGFLYELVLDALAEHPGVTATRVDWGTAVAGSARALLARAEAACDPEAMSALDEACAFLQELLAAGPVAAAEVKMEAEAAGVSERTLKRARKKLALTVTKTGMEGGWVWAL
- a CDS encoding recombinase family protein, producing MKHQVVGYIRVSSVGQNTDRQLAGVALDRVFEEKASAKTVTARPVLAECLAYVRAGDTLVCHSLDRLARNTAELLGLVREITGKGVTVRFLKENLTFSGSDDDPFKNLMLSMLAAFGQFERELINERRREGVAAARARGRKFGAPAKLTPELCAKIDALLASGASKRTTARAVGIGEATLYRYLHVAATAG
- a CDS encoding tyrosine-type recombinase/integrase; protein product: MPLTDAVIRNAKPRGDKNSRLSDEKGLYLLIVPSGGKWWRLDYRFDGKRKTLSMGTYPEVSLKDARERRDQARRQIAQGVDPGESRKAMKAAQADRSANSFEVVAREWYAKQAPSWAGSHGDRIIRRLERDIFPWLGGRPIAEINATELLAALRRIEARGAVETAHRALQNCGQIFRYAVATGRADRDPSGDLKGALPPVKGGNFAAMTEPSRAAELLRAIDAYQGTFTVQCALKLAPLVFVRPGELRKAEWAHIDLNAAEWRYTVTKTGTPHIVPLATQAVDILRALYALTGRGRYVFPSARTPNGSRPMSDVALLAALRRMGFGKDEMTVHGFRALARTVLDEVLGFRPDYIEHQLAHAVRDPNGRAYNRTAHLPERRKMMQAWADYLDGLKKDAGRLAVLAPRAA
- a CDS encoding integrase catalytic domain-containing protein, producing MTLQTAGLQTLAQVRAFVEGNEPVSFTLTDRTVAHLWMTDTLKRFRYMHCTRTDKGLLRRYLAKVTGLSRAQLTRAITLFCRAGVIEDRRRAPAKPFARRYTADDIRLLAETDALHGTLSGPATRKLCERMHQVFGDARFERLARISNGHLYNLRQHKTYRTQRGSFDKTRPVHVQIGERRKPTPQGKPGYLRIDSVHQGDLDGIKGLYLIHAVDEVTPFPAVFATAKISEHFLVPVLTQLLNSFPFTIQGFHTDNGSEYINKKVAKLLEKLRIEQTKSRARKTNDNALVESKNGSTLRKHLGYSHIPGRFAEAVNRFTSGMLTEYLNFHRPCHFPTESVDAKAKLRKHYRYQDMMTPYEKWKSLPQASEYLKPGITFQPPGCHRQPIQR
- a CDS encoding IS3 family transposase; the protein is MESFFYSLKVEQIHGTCYATGQATKADVAGYLKSYYNRKRRH
- a CDS encoding IS1380 family transposase, encoding MAGSVLQGEGFSVSFSHREVTAWGGLALFKQMLDSMGFREAAARWGLPEPKSNRGYAPLQLIEQFIVSIWCGACRFAHAETVRMDSTLVRLFGWARAAGHKAIMRLFGRFDMLTNERVQAEAYRWFFGKISALKQVTLDVDSTVITRNGEQEGAARGYNPNRHGRASHHPLLAFVAEARMVANFWLRPGNAHSANNILPFLESTLHHLGDKAVGLLRADSGFFDEAILSALEGKRIPYIIAARLTQPLQRTIYQATGWWALETGLELTELRYHAAGWQSERRLIVVRQSVKRKTAPGKTLSLFADDPDIQGWRYGAFVTTLDLPMVEVWRTYRGRADCDQPVGRRTPRRGGPERSEGCGAAAQNRIKELKTDFGLDAFNMRDFWATEAALGFAMLAYNLMSLFRQAVLRSRIQHTLSTLHGLVLAIGGAWHHDTSQHRLMLSVPRKKRAWFAGLWANASAPPFIPGLQNG